The Doryrhamphus excisus isolate RoL2022-K1 chromosome 22, RoL_Dexc_1.0, whole genome shotgun sequence genome segment CCACCCAGATAACGCATAGGGTGCTGTGTTGGATAAGCACACTTCCCTTTGATTAGGTCTTACCATTAGCTCTACTTGGAATACAAATGGCGGTCATGGATCAGCACACTATTCAACTGCAGGGTAAATATGATCAATTTCAGTgcttataattatattaaacacGCGCTACAACCCACTTTACATCGACAAATGTGTAAGTGTCTAGGACGCCCCCATTCAGGCATTACTGAATTGtgtattatttactttttctctCCTCTTTGCAGAGCCAGCATCAGCAGGGATCCTTTCTACGACATGTTGGCCACCAGGAAGAGAAGGATCGCCAACAAGAAATAACCAAAGGCCGTCTGCTGTAACACATCTCCATCCACATCTTCTGCGTGGGAAGTCCTTAAAACTACTCTCTCACCTGTGGAACAGTTGTAGGTTTAATTTCAGACACAATTTTACCAGCAAGGATGTGAGCGAGGATGGaagcagactttttttttcgcAGTTGATGTGCGGATGGCGCCCTCTGTTGGAATTACAAGGAACTACGTTTAATGGCGTCCCTCTGTTGAACTAAGGAACTACATCCATGATGCTATGAGAAGCCTCAATCAAAGTAATCAGCTGGTCTGATTTATGCAAAACGCACcaatttacttttaatttacATCTCATCTTTCATTATgtggttggaaaaaaatgcttggcacctttgaatgcatcacttcCCATCAGTTGTAAACATTTTATGAAGATCCACCTGTTTTGTGACAAttatatgtaatttattttggtttttaacaaAATCACCAATTGACAGTCTGCATGAAAAAGATGtacatagtgtttttttttttcctcctttcttTTACGTAGCTTGTGAATCCTTCTATGGCCATGTGACCGTTATAATACACCGTTAGTTCAACACTTTCACAATCAGAGGCCCAAAGGCCTGGAAATACATGTGGTATCCCGAAGGTTATTTTTTAGCAAATGAATAAAGATGCAAACATGATGATGGGggtaaaaaccaaaaaaaaaaaatgaaatgatctGACTGCTCAGAGCAGTTCTTTGGTTATTTCATAAGCCATGTGATTTTCCTTAGAAAACAAAGAATTTGAGATATAAAATGACAAGAACTTCGAACAGACGATTATGAGCTTGCATTCATTGTAAGTGCTTATTTACTGTGTACACAAATTCATTTAACTGCAGCGGAGATTACAATCTATTTTGTAAAAAAGTAAACTTTTCTTAACCCACTAAAATGTGTAACTCCTCACTTCCATCAGTTTTCAGTGCAGTTTTCacacaaagtcaaagaaaacaGTACAATTTCTGACATTATCAAATGTATTTTAAGGCCTTTTACCTTGTACAATGtataaatgctgacatgctaaatGAAAAGGTATAACACAAGTTTTCAACTAAATGTCAAAAAGTTGCAAAATCCAATCACAATCCATACTCATCACCGACTTTAGTCCAGAGAATGAGCAGAATTAGCGAGTTcatctaaaaacaaaacatcaatttATAATCCTGATACAGGAGTTTTACATATAAAAGTAACTGATAGTAcagttgaaaaattaaattCACAGTATTCCTTATGATGCTAGAAGACGCAAACTGGACTTTTCCTCctcatttcaaaacaaacacaaatggtCCATACAGCTGTGATTACCGATTACATTTTGTGagcaatttcttttttttgtgtgtgtgtatgtggaaaTAGAATGTGAGCTGAGAGACACGGGAATGActtaaagaaccaaaaaaagacaattcgGCTTCACAAAACAGTTCAAGAAAAGCTGGGAAATGTGCTCAAGTCTGTCCAGGGTAATAACGTGGAGGTATCAGTCAGAGAAGCTTTGCTCGTGTGTCTTGTTCGTAatacccccaccccgccccccccatcccaccctTCTGCATTTGTTAGTGGGCTGCCACGAGTGATAACAAATGACGCTAAAAATGATCATGTGGCGCTCTTCCAAGCGTTCCTCAGCAGCACACGTTTCCCTTTGTCTCTTTCTAATTGAATGTGACGCCAGAGGAGGATGAGTTGAAGTCCTGAGTTTCCGCTGAGCAGCAGTTGAGATGTGTAAGCTCCAggctttgtttgtgttcatatcatgtatatatattaatatttgtcatcAATAATCGTCCAACAGGAGCCGGAGAGCTACTGCAACTGAATCAACGCTTTAAAAAGTGaacatttaaaacacattacTTGTGGTAAAAATACAATTGTTCCCAATGAAGCACCACGTCAATTAGTCATTCCTCCGCTGTGTGTATcggcagggggtgggggggctcggGGGTCTGGAAATAAGAAAAAAGGAGAGGTGTCCATGCAATGAGCCTGTATGCTTTAGTAGCGCTTCCAGTAGAAAAGCCAACCAGCCACTCACAGTCAGTGCTTCATTGTACTGCTCAGCTCATCCGACCATCAGTGGACACTGTTGGCTTGGCtgtttcctaaaaaaaaaaaaaaaatgcatgtcaaCCGTCTCCGTGCAGTTTATCTTGTGAGTGTGCACTACCTGTGTATCCGTTAAGGTGGCAGTGAGATGGACCTGCATCTGCAGTGGGGAACGTGCTGTTAGGAGGGACCAGAGGAACGTGGTTGGCATCGGCATAGTTTACGCGGCGGCATTTCTCCAGTGAACAACCATCGCTATAATTTCTTGCGTCATTCGTGCCGGAATGATGGCGCTTCCGGTTCTCTCTTTCTTCGCTGCGGGCGTCCGGGCTCTGCTGCTCACTCTGGTGcctcctctttttcttcttcttttttagtTCAGAGGTTCTGTCCGAGTCTGGGTCCGAGCTTCTGGGGTGGGGGAACAAACGATACAAACACTTTATAAAAAGGTGCAATGTTATACCGTTTTTCAGCAATTTCAGAATACATCTCAGAGGTCCCACAAAACTAGTCTCTAGtaccggatcggattcgggatccaacacatatggctgtatgataAAAgtcgccgtttattatcaactcctataaagttgggtttgacAGATATTGAAAATCACTTGGCAGCGTGACCAAAAatcacagctggaataggtgcagattctggaagacctggaAAGCTTTTcgtgtgtgtgtagctgccTTAGTCCACAACTCTAtgcaaagggtcaaaaaatgagcataataggtcccctctaAAGTAAAGTCTTTTAAGTTTGGTGCTcacatatattacattataactTCATTAAAAAGTGGTTTGCAATAAGTGGAGTTAATGTATAATTGGTGCAGGTACCAGGCACGTGGATTTACTTACCCGCTGTCACGGTATCGCTCTTTATCCTTggacttcttctttttcttgctctttttgtgtttcttgGCGTGCTGCTCCTCGGAGCTCACAGAATGGCCGCTCCTATTGTAATTTGGATCGTCCCACACAGGAGTGTACCGATGAGGTGAGCTCCGTGACTTGTATGATTCGGACGTCGTTGCCGATGACAGGTAGTAGTCCCTGTCCTTGCCGTCGTTCTTCGCCCCGCGATATTCCCGACTCTCCTGTTGCCGCTTCCAGCGGCCGTAGGACTCCTCACGGTTGTATTGACCGTAACCTCTGCGCTCATAACCACGGTCTTCCCTGGTTCGATGGTAGTAGTGGTAATGGTGAGCACCTCTGTCACGGTCCCTTTCTCGAGGGTGGTGAGATGTTCGCTCCCAGCGACGCTCACTCTCCCAGTCCCTGTAGTAATGATCCTGATCCCTGTATGTTCGGTGGTGGAAGTCTCTGTAGTCCCGTCTGTAACGATGACTGTCCCGCTCCTGACTCCTGTCCCTGTAGTGTCTCTCTCGGTCCCTGCTCCAGTCAGATGAGTACAGTTTGTCCCTCCCTCTTTCACGGGACGGCCGTCTGTCATTGCCTTTAGAAGTGGGACTGGACTGGGACTGCTGCTCTTTCACATTAGCACGCCCCTCAGTGGGTCCCGATGTACCATTGGTCAATGGTACATTCTTGTCTTCATCAGCACGAATGTTAACCTTCTGCAGAGCTGCTGACACCCCGCTGGTGCTGAGAGAGGAGTCTGATGATGTGGGTAAGGCTGCAGGACTGGCGGATGCCGACTCGTTAGATGCGGAGGAACCGCTCTTGTTGGTAACAACAGGAGGGCTGGGGGCTGTTTGCTGAGACGTGGGATCAGATGCACCTGTAGCCCTTATGTGCTGGGTTTCGCTGGCAGCAGTCTCGACCATCTGAACAGGAGTGACCTGGGCATCCTCTTTGCTGTAAACACAAAGACGGCTTGGTATGGAGAGTACACCTTaagcagaaaaaaagtcaaaacaaccAACTTAATTCATATTGGAAAGTTACCTTGGGTTAAAGTGTTCAGTGTCCAGTCCATTCACAGTGGCAGTCACCTCAGACGGCAAACTGCAATCATTAGTAACAGAGATCTAAAAGcacaagaaaaaatacatttgaatgaGATATTTACCCAGAGATGGTTGAGAAACACTCTTGTACACATACACCAACTAATGAGACCAATACAAGAAGTGTACCAAAAACTATAACGGATTTGTAAAAATGCTCCATTTTGATTTACATTATGCAAGTGAATGGATGGAGGCAAGATAAATGTACCTTTTCGGGACCATTATGCCCGTTGAGTTTGTGATGTCCAAAATGGTGGCCATTTTGATTGGTTTTAGATACGCCGTGCGGTAATCCATTCAAACCGTTTCCATTGTGGTGAACCTCCGACTCCCCGTTAGCCGATTTGTCATCCCTTGTTCTTTTGTTTCCATTCACTTGACCCTTTACCGAGCAGCCGTTATCCAGAGTGCCACCGTTCTCCTGGTCCGACTCCTCTGAAGACTCTTGGCTGTACGGCACCAGGAAGGAGACGCCGTTGCCTCCACCGTGCTGATCCCCATTACTGCGTGGCGTGCCGTTTACATGGTTAATCTGGCGAGGGATGAAGCGAGCATCTGAGGTAGACTGAGAGGAGGCTAAAGAGCTTGAGGACGATGAAGCGGAGGCAGAGGAGGAGCTGTTGGCAGAAGATGAGGAAGAGGCGGGACGATTCTGTTTGTTTTGCCCGATGCTGAATGACAGCTTTAGGCGCTTGTCATGGTCTGGGATCACTGAAGGCTGGCTGGCCGAGTGGGAgatggaagaagaggaggaggaggaggaggaggaggccgcAGCATGGTTCGGTTTTCCTACAGCACTGCAGCTGGTGCTGGGCTTGGGATAGTCCCTCAGAGGCCCATTCCCGTTTATGTGAAGCGAATTCTGCAGAAAGaaggggggtaaaaaaaaatcagtaaaaaactaacttcatatagtacattttatttgggGCTTCTTCTTACTTTGGCCAAGTGCGGGGGCAGCTGAGGCCCAATGAAGccgatgttgttgttgtgatgtaCAGTGCTGTTGATGCGGGGTATGACTACAGGCCTAGGAGACGACTGACCGGGTACGGCTGAGTTATGGCTCATGTGACCATAGTCCCCCGCTTTCTTTCCATCATTTGACCTTGTAATACAACATAATAGGACGTTACCAATGAGACTTAAAAGAAGAACAGAGCGTGAAACAAAAATGACGATAATATCACATAGAAGTTGAAATAAAACAGTTTATGTCAAAGGTTCACTTACTTAATGTAGAAAAGGACATAAG includes the following:
- the usp42 gene encoding ubiquitin carboxyl-terminal hydrolase 42 isoform X2, with the translated sequence MDSSCSSSWAVGPTLPSDSPRLKGPAGCLGPTPGAAVYNNTPSSVDRSKEQVLGSGDGIDVPQKVLFPPERLNLKWNQVHRIGAGLQNMGNTCFLNSALQCLTYTPPFANYMLSREHSKTCHDLGFCMMCTMQNHIIQVFANSGNVIKPIGVLNELKRIAKHFRYGSQEDAHEFIRYTVDAMQKSCLPGAKLDRQTQATTFVHQVFGGYLRSRVKCLNCKAVSDTFDPFLDITLEIKMAPSVSKALEQFVKPEQLDGENAYKCSKCKKMVTASKRFTIHRSSNVLTLSLKRFANFSGGKITKDVKYPEYLDLRPFMSQSQGEAQLYGLYAVLVHSGFSCHAGHYFCYIKASNGQWFQMNDSSVTVSDIRSVLNQQAYVLFYIKSNDGKKAGDYGHMSHNSAVPGQSSPRPVVIPRINSTVHHNNNIGFIGPQLPPHLAKNSLHINGNGPLRDYPKPSTSCSAVGKPNHAAASSSSSSSSSSISHSASQPSVIPDHDKRLKLSFSIGQNKQNRPASSSSSANSSSSASASSSSSSLASSQSTSDARFIPRQINHVNGTPRSNGDQHGGGNGVSFLVPYSQESSEESDQENGGTLDNGCSVKGQVNGNKRTRDDKSANGESEVHHNGNGLNGLPHGVSKTNQNGHHFGHHKLNGHNGPEKISVTNDCSLPSEVTATVNGLDTEHFNPSKEDAQVTPVQMVETAASETQHIRATGASDPTSQQTAPSPPVVTNKSGSSASNESASASPAALPTSSDSSLSTSGVSAALQKVNIRADEDKNVPLTNGTSGPTEGRANVKEQQSQSSPTSKGNDRRPSRERGRDKLYSSDWSRDRERHYRDRSQERDSHRYRRDYRDFHHRTYRDQDHYYRDWESERRWERTSHHPRERDRDRGAHHYHYYHRTREDRGYERRGYGQYNREESYGRWKRQQESREYRGAKNDGKDRDYYLSSATTSESYKSRSSPHRYTPVWDDPNYNRSGHSVSSEEQHAKKHKKSKKKKKSKDKERYRDSGSSDPDSDRTSELKKKKKKRRHQSEQQSPDARSEERENRKRHHSGTNDARNYSDGCSLEKCRRVNYADANHVPLVPPNSTFPTADAGPSHCHLNGYTGNSQANSVH
- the usp42 gene encoding ubiquitin carboxyl-terminal hydrolase 42 isoform X1; the encoded protein is MTIVDRSSENSDHESVGCKRSPFTSGDGMDSSCSSSWAVGPTLPSDSPRLKGPAGCLGPTPGAAVYNNTPSSVDRSKEQVLGSGDGIDVPQKVLFPPERLNLKWNQVHRIGAGLQNMGNTCFLNSALQCLTYTPPFANYMLSREHSKTCHDLGFCMMCTMQNHIIQVFANSGNVIKPIGVLNELKRIAKHFRYGSQEDAHEFIRYTVDAMQKSCLPGAKLDRQTQATTFVHQVFGGYLRSRVKCLNCKAVSDTFDPFLDITLEIKMAPSVSKALEQFVKPEQLDGENAYKCSKCKKMVTASKRFTIHRSSNVLTLSLKRFANFSGGKITKDVKYPEYLDLRPFMSQSQGEAQLYGLYAVLVHSGFSCHAGHYFCYIKASNGQWFQMNDSSVTVSDIRSVLNQQAYVLFYIKSNDGKKAGDYGHMSHNSAVPGQSSPRPVVIPRINSTVHHNNNIGFIGPQLPPHLAKNSLHINGNGPLRDYPKPSTSCSAVGKPNHAAASSSSSSSSSSISHSASQPSVIPDHDKRLKLSFSIGQNKQNRPASSSSSANSSSSASASSSSSSLASSQSTSDARFIPRQINHVNGTPRSNGDQHGGGNGVSFLVPYSQESSEESDQENGGTLDNGCSVKGQVNGNKRTRDDKSANGESEVHHNGNGLNGLPHGVSKTNQNGHHFGHHKLNGHNGPEKISVTNDCSLPSEVTATVNGLDTEHFNPSKEDAQVTPVQMVETAASETQHIRATGASDPTSQQTAPSPPVVTNKSGSSASNESASASPAALPTSSDSSLSTSGVSAALQKVNIRADEDKNVPLTNGTSGPTEGRANVKEQQSQSSPTSKGNDRRPSRERGRDKLYSSDWSRDRERHYRDRSQERDSHRYRRDYRDFHHRTYRDQDHYYRDWESERRWERTSHHPRERDRDRGAHHYHYYHRTREDRGYERRGYGQYNREESYGRWKRQQESREYRGAKNDGKDRDYYLSSATTSESYKSRSSPHRYTPVWDDPNYNRSGHSVSSEEQHAKKHKKSKKKKKSKDKERYRDSGSSDPDSDRTSELKKKKKKRRHQSEQQSPDARSEERENRKRHHSGTNDARNYSDGCSLEKCRRVNYADANHVPLVPPNSTFPTADAGPSHCHLNGYTGNSQANSVH